The Zeugodacus cucurbitae isolate PBARC_wt_2022May chromosome 4, idZeuCucr1.2, whole genome shotgun sequence genome includes the window gtagaagccccactCCTTACACGACCTTGCACGACCAAGGgagttcgccatggacaggaacaggggggtaatcacttggcgctatatcTATATGGAGGATACGACAAAACCTCCCATACGAGcctccgtagcttctgacgagtcatgaaCAAAGTGTATGGTCTGccgttgtcctgatggaacactacacccttcctgttgggaCGATTCAACGGGCCTTCGACCACAactgttttcgcttgatattgtcgtatgtgatccatttttcgtcgccagtcaccattcgGTTCAAAAATGCgtcgagttcgttccatttcagcagcatattcAATACTTTTCAGTGTACAGATAGCTTTGAGGTcagaattcaataaatttttgagGACCTTAATATTACCATTAAGAAGGAGATTTTTCTGTTTCGAACTGGTTTTAGATCCTCAATCGATTTCCGATGTACAGGTCAATTTGCTTCTGTATGAAAATACATGAATCGTTCGACAACTTCTCTtcagacaaggccagacagacAGGAAAGACAACACAAGCCATGACATGCGTCATTGTTTAGTCTTGTTAGGTGTAGGTTGTCACATAAGAAGTTGCCTAACCCGATGTTGGTTCAGACTTATTcagaatagagttgccaccacatcaaaataagtaaaactgagaaaaatattaaaaaatttgtatcaAAGGAAATCATTGAGGTAAACCTATGGAAGGTAGTCGGGAATCCTCTAGTTTAGGCAAGTGTTGCCACccattcaaatatataaaactgataaaactgataaaaaatattaatactcTAACGTAAAGTGTTAGAAAATTCTTTTTAGGCTTATAGAAAGAGAGTTGTGGCATAGCGTTGCCACCTGCATTTGTCTGTTTATTAAAGCCTTAAGTTCGGCATAAGCCCTGACAAATGTGAAAGTACTGGCACCAAAAAAGATTGTTGCATGTTCACCAGATTTGAATGAATATAAATCGATGGAActtaaaaagagagagagaaataaatagAGAGTTGTGCTTttagctttttgaaaatgtccTTCAAGGTTCCTTATAATTTGTATGGCAACATTGAAAGCATTATGCAAGTATTTTCAAGTAGATTAGAAGTAAAAATTCTCCACAGACAGCATAACATTCTTCAGTGCCAGTTCTAGTTAACTAACTAGATATCTTCAACTCTATTTAAGGACACTAAAACCATTAAGTAAGCGACTTCGAAAGAGAGCCTCCTTCACTATTCTGTCAGATCagtgcataaaatataaaaatatggtttCTATTGTTTTGTGGCAGTATAGTACGCGAACACACCTAACACCCAAGGACAGCACTATCAATCTGTGGCAACACCACATAAAGCTTAAAAGTTTTTGATTACTAATGCAACCATGCATTTTgacgttttgttttgtattatcttTTATGCTATTGTACTAATTTGTTATATGCCAATAAATCATTCTTTTTGGTTTAACCTTCAAACTGATAGCACGTGCACGGTGCTATACTGGTGACCCCGACGAAGCGGCAGAACATACTGGCTACCCCCACAAGTGAGAaatctttcgaaaataaaaatatgctcaaCGACGAGCAAGAGACACCGGCTCCAGAGCAACAGGCACCAATGCGGGTGGACACGCTGGACCAAGGGAAAGTTAAGCTCCCAGATTTCGTTGAGGAACATACCGACCTATGGTTCTGGCAAGTCGAGGCGGCATTTGAAGCAGCAGGTATCGTGTCCGACAGAAAACGATACTATACCATAATTGGACAACTGCCTACGCGCGTTATGTACAAACTAGCTGATTTCCGTACCAATCCACCAGCACGCAACGAAATGTACGAAAACCTAAAGGCTCGAATCATTAACGAGTTTGCCGATAGCACACAGACCAAACTAACAAAACTCCTCAGCGACTTATCACTCGGTGACCGCAAACCGTCACAGTTGTTAGCCGAAATGCGGACAAGGGCCGCAGCTACACCGGTTACAGACGAGCTCCTAAAGCAGTTATGGCTCCGGAATCTGCCTGAACAAATACGCGCAATTCTATCCGCAGACGAGCACATAACATTGGTCAACGCAGCAACGATGGCCGATCGTATCATGGAGGCTACTAAAGACAGTAACTCATTCATACACGCCGTTCAACAAAGCCCTCAGCAGACAGTAAACAAACACCCACAGCAAAGCGCCGGCAATGAACCTGCAAGTCAAGCAATTCTAGAAATGCAACGCCAGATCAATGCGCTCTCACGGGATCTCCGAGACATCAAATGGCCACGCCGCGACAACCAACGAAGACCAACACCTACACGATCGGGTTCACGAAGTCGCGAACACCACGACACATGCTGGTATCACTACAAATACGGGACGAGCGCTCGTAAGTGCAGGCCACCATGCAAGTTTGACCGTACGGCCGGCAGCACACAGGAGGACCCAAAAAACTAGTACCCCCAGCTCAAGCCATTGGAGGCGCTTGCCAGCTCGGCCACGGCAACAACAACCTCCGCCTTTTCATAAAAAACGTTTACGACAATCAACATTTCCTCATCGACACCGGAGCAGATATATCGGTGATCCCAGCAACCGCAACAAACAACACTCATAAACCGACGATTACCCAGTCAATTTACGCGGCGAATGGAACGCCAATACAAACATTCGGACAGAAAACTCTTAAACTAAATTTCGGTCTCCGTCGCCCATTCGAATGGACATTTTGCATAGCCGACGTAAAATCGCCAATTATCGGCGCGGATTTCCTAGCGCACTACGACCTGCTAGTagacttaaaaaacaaattattaatcgaTAAAACGACGagattacatacatatggtatAACGCGAGCTACAGCTACCACTGGCATTAAACTTGTTACGggtacaaacaaatacacagaATTACTCTCAGAATTTAAGGAACTATTCGCACCGTCACCTAATAAACGCATTGCCAAAACTGCAACGTTCCACCACATCGTCACGAGCGGTCCACCAGTGAACGCAAAACCACGTCGCCTCACACCCGAAAAACTAAAAGCCGCCAAAGCGGAATTCGAATACCTGATGGCGAAGGGTATTTGCCAGCCGTCCAAAAGTCAATGGGCTTCGCCACTTCATATGGCCCCTAAAAAGGACAATACCTGGAGACCGTGCGGGGATTATAGGGCACTAAACGCCGTCACCGAAAAGGACAGGTACCCCATTCCAAATATCCAGACATTTCATCAAGTATTTGCGGGCAAAAGCATATTTTCCACTATCGACCTAGAAAGGGCGTACCACCAGATACCCATGCATCCCGACGATATCGAAAAAACGGCCATAACAACTCCGTTCGGCTTATTCGAATTTCGATACATGACATTTGGGTTATGCAACGCGGGCCAAACATTTCAACGACACATCGACAGTGTGTTTCGAGGATTAGACTTTGTCGTACCATACCTAGACGACATCTGCATCGCGTCCTGCACCGAAGCTCAACATAAGCAACACCTTCGAATTGTGTTCGAGCGTTTAAAGCAAAACGGCTTAACCGTTAATggcaataaatgtgtttttggcCAGTCAAACGTTAGGTATCTCGGTCATTTAGTCACACCCAACGGTATTTTGCCACTGCCTGAAAAAGTAGAGGCAATAAACGCTTACACGGAACCAACCATCGCAAAGGACCTACGACGTTTCATAGCAATTATCAACTTTTACCGAAGATTTATACCCGGCGCCGCACGTACCCAAGATATCCTGCAAGCGCTTATTCCGGGCAACATCAAAAACGACAAACGCAAAATTCAATGGACCGAAGAGTCGCGAAAAGCATTCAacgattttaaactaaaattagccaatgCAACCCTGCTTGCGCATCCACAAGAAAACGCACAACTCACACTATCAGACGATGCATCAGACAACTGTATCGGAGGCGTGCTGCACCAAATAAAAAACGACGAAGCGCAGCCCCTAGGATTTTTTTCCCGCAAGTTAACAACATCTCAACGTAATTGGAGTACATACTCAAGAGAACTTTTCGCCGTGTATAAAAGCGTTAAATACTTCGCCGACCAACTCGAAGGTAGATGTTGCTCGATCTACACCGACCACAAACCAATCACTTTCGCTTTTAAACAGAAACCCGAAAAGGCAGAGCCACGACATCTCCGATACTTGCATTACATCAGCCAATTTACGACCGATATACGTTACGTAAAGGGTAAAGAAAACACAGTTCCTGATTTCCTTTCACGCATCAATGTAATGCAACGCGAACCTATCGACTACGAGGTCATTTCGGCAGAACAGAATGCGGACAGTGAACTGAAATCCATTCTTCAAGGAAACGACCGCTACAGCATAATTTTGACTAAGATGCCCGTGCTCAATTCAGCAAAACAGATATATTGCCATATCTCAAACAATAA containing:
- the LOC128921815 gene encoding uncharacterized protein LOC128921815 yields the protein MLNDEQETPAPEQQAPMRVDTLDQGKVKLPDFVEEHTDLWFWQVEAAFEAAGIVSDRKRYYTIIGQLPTRVMYKLADFRTNPPARNEMYENLKARIINEFADSTQTKLTKLLSDLSLGDRKPSQLLAEMRTRAAATPVTDELLKQLWLRNLPEQIRAILSADEHITLVNAATMADRIMEATKDSNSFIHAVQQSPQQTVNKHPQQSAGNEPASQAILEMQRQINALSRDLRDIKWPRRDNQRRPTPTRSGSRSREHHDTCWYHYKYGTSARKCRPPCKFDRTAGSTQEDPKN